Below is a window of Methanothermobacter thermautotrophicus DNA.
GTACAGTGAAAGGGACCTCCTGGCTGCCGGGGCCTGTTATGTATTCCCTGATTACAGAAGCCCTGAACTCAGGGATACCGTGCTGAATATCCATGACCCGTGATCATATTTAATAGCTGTCTTAAGCTGATTTAAGGCCCCTCTCTATGAACCCGGTTTTCCTTTCCCTGTTGAGGACTATGCTTTTAAGCCATTCAGGTCTGGTTTCAGGGAAATCCTTCCTGTAGTGGGACCCCCTGCTCTCCTCCCTTATCAGGGCTGACTCCACCACCAGCGAGGACGTTATAAGCATGTTTTCAAGTTCAAGGGCCTCAATGAGGCAGGTGTTAAATCCGGATGTCTCAGGGACATTCAGATCACCCATCATCATTCTGAGGTCCTTGATAACTGTCCTGGCTGATTCAAGGGACTCACGACTCCTTACTATTGCAACACCGCTCCACATGGCCTCGTGAAGCTTATCCCTTATCTCAGATGGGTTGTGGGATCCATCGGCCACCATTGACTTTATACGGTATTCCTCCTCCTCGACCGCCGATTTAATGGATGCAGAGGATGATTTAAGGGCGTTCCTTGCAGCAGCTATCCCTGCTCTACGCCCGAATACCTGGGTATCCGCAAGTGCATTGCCTCCCAGTCTGTTGGCTCCATGGACACCCCCTGCAACCTCGCCGGCTGCAAAGAGGTTCCTGAGGTTTGTTCTTCCCCATTCATCTATCCTGACACCCCCCATGAAGTGGTGTGCTGTGGGTGCCACCTCCATTGGCTCGGATCTTATATCAATACCAACATCCTGGAACTGGAGGAGCATGGTCTCAAGTTTCTCCTCTATGACCTCATCAGGGAGGTGGCTGACATCAAGGTAGACTCCACCATGCCTGGTGCCCCTCCCCTCCATGATCTCAGTGTAGATTGCCCTTGCAACAACATCCCTTGTTGCAAGTTCACCCCTGGGGTCGTATCTCTTCATGAACCTCTCCCCCTCACTGTTGAGGAGTATTCCGCCCTCACCCCGCACGGCCTCCGTCACAAGGATCCCCCTCCTTGACTCTGGGTAGACCATGCCTGTGGGATGGAACTGGACCTGCTCCATGTCAATCAGGTCAGCCCCGGCCTTCCATGCCACAGAGAACCCATCACCACCCTTCTGGATTGTGTTGGAGGTCACCGGGTAGATGTGACCGGCTCCCCCTGTTGCGAGGATGGTTGAAGCTGCCCTGAAGGCCACAGTGCTGGAGTCCCTGATGGATACGCCCATGGCTCCAAGTACACGGTCCTCCTCCACGAGGAGGGATGTTATCATGACCTCCTCCACGGTCTCTATATCCCGTCGTAGGACCTCCTCCTTGAGGGCGGTTATCATCTCATGGCCGGTGCGGTCACCCTGGTAGCACGTCCTGCGGTATGTCTGCCCCCCGAAGGGTCTCTGGTCAAGCAACCCGGATTCCTGCCTGTCGAAGAGCGCCCCGTAGTTTTCAAGGTCCCTCAACCTGTCGGGTGCCTCATCCACAAGTATGCGGACGAGGGCAGGGTCATTGATGAACCCACCCCCCCTCATGGTATCCTCGAAGTGCACGTCCGGACTGTCCTCAGGGTCAACACATGCAAATGCAGCGTTGTATCCGCCCTCAGCCATTCCAGTGCATCCTGATTTGAATGATAAACCCTTTGATACTATTAATGGCGTGAGATTGTGTTCAGAAACTTCTATGGCCGCCCTGCAGCCGGCTCCCCCGGAGCCTATTATCAGAACATCACATTCATAGACCTGACTTTCCATGGACAATATTTTTAACATTCACTATTATAAGGTTTGGCAGTCAATAGTTAAGGTGATAAACCATCACAAGAGAATAAAGTCAATCCATGGTGACAACACCCCATACATTCTGGTGATTGGCCTGGTCAACAGTGGATTAACCACCTGATTTATTCAATAATTTAAAATCAGTGGGGGTTCTGTTTGAAAAGAAAGGATATAGTGAAGCTTTCAAGGAGGGACTTTGAAAGGGCATGGCTTGAAAGTGGGAGGAGCCTCAGTAAACCCCACCATGACATGCAGTATCCACGCCTCCGATTTGAAACCGGAAAATCTCATGTACTCTATGATACCATCTGGATGATAAGGGAGGCCTACCTGCGCCTCGGCTTCAGTGAAATGGTGAACCCGCTCCTCATAGACGAGGAGCACATATACCGCCAGTTCGGGCCCGAGGCCCCTGCAGTGCTGGACAGGTGCTTCTACCTTGGGGGCCTCCCAAGGCCCGACATCGGACTCGGGGCCGATAGAATTCAGATGATAGAGGATATGGGTATAGAGGTATCTGAAGAGAAGCTAGAAAACCTGAAGGAGGTCTTCAGGTCATACAAGAAGGGTGACCTTTCAGGGGACGACCTGGTCCTGGAGGTCTCAAATGCCCTTGAAGTTGAGAGCCATGATGGTCTGAGGGTCCTTGAGCGGGTGTTCCCTGAGATAAGGGATCTGAAGCCAGTTTCAGGGAGAACCACCCTCAGGTCCCATATGACATCAGGATGGTTCATATCACTCCAGAACATCCACGACAGATACAGAATGCCCCTGAAGCTTTTCTCAATTGACCGCTGCTTCCGGAGGGAGCAGAAGGAGGACTCAAGCCACCTTATGACCTACCACTCCGCATCCTGTGTCTTTGTGGACGATGAGGTCCCTCTCGATGTGGGTAAGGCCGTTGCAGAGGGACTCCTCGAACACCTGGGATTCTCAAGGTTCAGGTTCCGCCCGGATGAGAAGAAGTCCAAGTACTACATACCCGGCACCCAGACAGAGGTCTACGCCTACCACCCCCTCCTTAAGGAGTGGGTTGAGGTGGCAACCTTTGGCCTCTATTCACCAATAGCCCTCTCCATGTACGGGATAGACAGGGAGGTCATGAACCTGGGAGTGGGGGTTGAAAGGGTTGCCATGATACTCAACCAGGCCAGTGACGTGCGTGAAATGGTCTACCCGCAGATATATGGGGAGTGGAGGCTGTCTGACAGGGACATCGCCGAGATGCTCAGGATAAACCTCCACCCTGTAACCTCCGATGGTCGCATGCTCATGGAGCAGATAATCAAAACCTGGAGGGCCCATGCAGACGCCCCATCCCCCTGCAGCTTCGAGGTCTACAGTGGAGAGTTCCTGGGACGACGGATAGAGGTGAGTGCCCTTGAGGTGGAGGAGAACACCCGGCTTCTGGGACCCGCAGTATGGAACAACGTTTACATATATGATGGAAACATCCTAGGGGTGCCCCCCGGGACCGAACTCGACAGCGACCTCATCATCAGGGCCAGGAAGGAGGGCCTGAACACAGGCATAACCTACATGGAGGCCCTTGCAGCCGAGGCCGCCTACCGCATAGAGGAGATGGTTGTAAGCGGCGCAGAGGAGGTTGAGATAAGGAGCACGATAGCAAGGTCCCTCTCTGACCTTAACCTCACACTCGAGGACGCCGCCATGAGGTACATAACAGGTAAAAACCGTGAGATCGACCTGAGGGGGCCGCTGTTCTCAACAATAAGGTGCAAGTTAAGGGGGTGAGGCTCTGATAATCAGAGGAACTGTTAAATCAGGTTTCGGTGAGGGGGCATACTTCATAACTCGCAGCGTATACCAGGAACAGTTCAGGAAAAAGCTGGGCTTCGACCCCTTCCCGGGCACCCTCAACATAGAGGTTGGGGACCCTGAAATTCTGGATAGAATAAAGAGGGGGGCCCCTGTGATACATGGAGGCGGGGGCTTCGGTGATGTCCTCTACGTTAAGGCCGTGCTCAACGGAGAGGTTGAAGGGGCCATCCTCTTCCCCGTCAAAACCCATCACAGGGCCGGGTGCCTTGAATTTGTGGCCCCTGTGAATCTCAGAAAAACCCTTAAATTAAGGGATGGAGATACCGTTAGCCTGGATATAGAGTCTGATGAAGTCCAGGAATAGAACATCAGTAGATGGATACATGATAATGGATTAATAAACATCAGGATTATCAATGGAGATTGTGATCATATGATTCAGGAAGCCCTTAAAGCGCTTAAAAGGGGAGAAATAGTCCTTGTATTTGATGCAGATAACCGTGAAAGAGAAACCGACATGATCGTTGCTGCTGAGAAAATAAAGCCGGAGCATATAAGTATCATGAGAAACGATGCCGGGGGACTCATATGTGTTCCTGTCTCCTGGGAGAACTCAGAGAAGCTTGGAATACCCTACATGACCGATATAATGGAGGAGGCATCAGGCAGGTACCCGGTCCTCGGGAAACTGTCCCCCCATGACATACCCTACGATGATAAGTCTGCCTTCTCCATAACCGTGAACCACAGGAAGACATTCACAGGGATAACAGACAATGACCGTGCCCTCACAATAGGGGAACTCGCAGGCATCTGCAGGGATGATAAGCATGAGAGCTTCGGCGACCTATTCCGATCCCCCGGCCATGTCACCCTCCTCAGGGCTGCTGATGGCCATGTACTCAGCAGGGGGGGTCACACCGAGATGAGCATAGCCCTCATGGAGATGGCCGGACTTACCGGTGTTGCTGTCTGCTGTGAGATGATGGATGACAGGACAGGTAACTCTCTCTCAACAGAGGATGCCATGAAATACGCCAGGGAGCATGACCTTATTTTCATGAGCGGTGCAGACCTTATTGAATCATACATGGAGTTCAGATCATAGAGGTGTTCATAATGGAGAGGCTGAAGATAGGGATCAATGGACTTGATGATACCATAGGCGGTTTCCCCATGGGAAGGTCCGTTCTGATAACAGGGGAGCCCGGGTGTGGTAAGACCATCTTCGGGCTGCGCTTTGCCATAAGCAGCTGCATGGAGGGTTATAACACCGTCTACATAACAGCAGAGGAGGACGCCAATGACCTCCACATACAGGCAAACTCCTTCGGGTGGAACACCCAGGAGCTGGAGGAGAAGGGGCTCCTCAACTTCATAGAACTTACAGGTATAAGGGCGAGGATAACCGAGGCAGAGCTAAGCATGGACATGGATCCAATGAAGGGCAACTTCACCAAGATAATACATGACATACCCCCTGAGGCCGAGGTGGTTGTCATAGACAGTCTTGGTGGCTACACAGCCAAACTCACAGCCTATGAATTCAGGAACCAGTTTGACCTCCTCGTATATGAGCTCAAACAGCGCGGTATAACATCCGTCATAATACTGGACAGTGCAACATCCAAGGAGTTCAATGAACTTGCTCTATTCTCGGTCTACGGCGCCATAAAGCTTGGTAGAAGGGAGAACCCCTACACCGGTCGCAGGGAGCGGATAATGGACATAGTCAAGATGAGAAGCACCAAAACACCACTCCAGTTCCTCACATATGAGATCGGTGGTGAGGAGGGTATAACCATAACTGAAGGTGAGGAGATCCCTCAAGAGGATATGGGGATCTAAAACCTCAATCCAGAAGAAAGACATCCAGAATAGGTATTCAACCCCTGAATACCCTTCTGATTTCTTCGGGGCCCATGTAACCCCTAAATTCTGGTTTTTTTGCTAATCTGATGAGGGCATCGACATCGAGGTGCTCCTCCACAGTCTCCATGGCCTTCAGGCAGAAGTCCTCAAGTTTTATCTCAACCTCAGGTGTGCCACCCCTCTCACTCATCTCTATCCTCGGGATGGCAAGGTACCTTCCACCTGATGCCCTCTCAAATATATCCATATCATAGACCCTGTTCAGTATTCCACAGGATACATCAACACCCAGTCCCTCAAGTACAGCTATGTGGGCGTCAAGATCAACCACTGCAGACTCTATGCCGCCCTTACTGCAACCGGCAACCATTATCACAGGGATCCCGGCTGCCAGGGCAATCTCAGCCCCTGAGTATGGTGTTATATCATTCAGGAGGCCCGTGAGGATGCTCATAACTCCCTCGATAAGTATTATGTCATATCTTCCCCTCACAGATTCAAGGACATCCCTGAGCTCCATCCAGCCCAGGCGGCCTATCCTTATGGATGAGTGCTCCTCCATTGGCTCCTTTATGAGGTAGAGGGCGGGGACTATGTCCCTGACATCGGGTCCCACCTTGATAACACCCACCCTGAGGCCCCTCCTCCTGAGGGCGCCTGCAAGGCCCGTTAATATGAAGGTTTTACCTGAGTCTGAACCCGTGGATGCTATCATTATGGCGGGTGGCGTGCCCCTCACCCCTCCAATGTCTGTCACGCGTATACCCGTTGATATCCCGAGTTCAGATCTCAGGGCTTCACGAAGTTTCCTGTTGGCTTCAAGTATCCTCTCCCTTGATGTCTCATCTGCATCAAGGAATTCCAGGATGTTATCGACGAGGGCAGGGTTCTCATCCAGGCAGCCATGGACCATGGTCCCTGCAACGTTACCATCATCACTGCAGACCCCTGATATGATCTCCCCCGGCCTTTCACGATAGTCTGCCCTGACTATGCTGGACCTCATTATCTCAGGTGCATCGCCACGTATCTCACCGTAGGTGTGGCAGTGGAAACCTGTTATGCTCTCACCTGACATCCCGGAGGTGAGGAAGGACTCTCCGGTTATGGTTGCCTCCACCCGGTCGTTGCTTATCATGGGGTGGAAGGTTACGTTAAGTAGTCCCAGGCCCTCCCTGTAAACAGGGCATGGAGACCTTCTCCCTATATCTGTCCTCTCTGCAAGGGCCTGGAAACCTGAGCATATCCCCAGTACAAATTTTCCGTCGGCCGCCATCCTCCTTATCTCGGATCCAAGTTCAGGTGAAAGGCTTCCTGACTCAACTATGCTTCCCCCCGGTATTATGATCCCGTCCAGGACCCTGTGGGCCCTTGAACCCTTCACAAGGCCATTAGCTCCAACAATATCCGTTGGGAGAAATCCGAAGTTCTCAAAGGCAGGGACCGATCCCCTGACACAGACGAGTCCAATCCTCATGGGGGACACTCTCTTACAGTGAAGCAATCTCCCTCATGGCCGATAATATTATGCCGTCATCGCAGGGCTTTGCCTGTAGCTGCAGACCAACAGGAACTCCCCCCACATCTCCTGCCGGTATGCTTGCAGCCGGTATGCCTGCAAGGTTAGCTATGACCGTCAGGACATCATAGGCGTACATTTCCATTGGTTCAAGCTCCTCGCCCAGTTTGTGGGGTAGTTTTGGAACCGTTGGCCCCGCTATTATGTCCACGTTGGTGAGAAGACCTGTTATCTCTCTCCTTATGAGGGATCTTGCCTGGAGGGCTCTCTTGTAGTATCTTCCAGATAATTCCTTCTGACTTATGTAGGAACCCATATGTATCCTCCTGAGGACCTCAGGACCGCAAACATCCTCTATCCTGTGGCCGTACTTCCTGCCGTCATACTTCCTGGTGGCTGAGAAGAATTCAACGTAGTTTATGAGGTAGTAGGTGGGGAGGCAGAGGTCTATGTATTCAAATTCCAGTTCAACTATCTCGGCGCCCTCATCCTCAATGGCGCCCAGTTTATCCTGGATAACATCGTCTATAGCCTCATCGGTGACCTCCAGAAACTCCCTGACAACACCGACCCTTAGGTCCTTCAGCTCAGTCGCCGCCTCAAGGTCAGGTGAACCTTCCAGGGTTGTGGGGTCTGCAGGGTCATGGCCTGATATGACCTCAAGGGCCAGGGAGATCCCTGAGACATCCGCTGCCAGGGGCCCTATCTGGTCAAAGCTCATGGCGAGGTCCAGAAGTCCCTGCCTGGAAACTGCCCCATAGGTCGGTTTGAAGCCCATTACACCGCAGTGTGATGCTGGATTCCTTATTGAACCCCCTGTATCTGATCCAAGTGCCAGGTCACACATGCCAGCAGCCACTGCGGCAGCACTTCCACCACTTGAACCGCCCGGGATCCTTCCAGGGGCTGCTGGATTGTCTGTTGGACCGAAGAATGAGGTCTCGGTTGAACTTCCGGCGGCAAATTCATCCATGTTGGTCATGCCGATTATTATGCCGTCCTCCGCCTTTATGCGCCTTATAACAGTTGCATCGTAGCTTCCAGTGTAATTTTCGAGGGTCCTTGAAGCTGCTGATACGTTGAAGTCCTCCACGTTGATGTTGCTTTTAACTCCTATCACAAGGCCCGCCAGTCTCCCTGTCTCCTGGCCAGAGGCTATCCTTGCGTCTATCTCATCTGCCCTCTTAACGGCCTCCTCAACCTTTAAATCTACGAAGGCGTTGATATCATCGTTCTCGGACTCAATCCTCTTAAGAAATTTTTCAAGGTTTTCTGATGCGGTCAGGGCATGATTCTTAATCATATCAACCTTATCAACAGTTTCCATGTTTAACACCCTTATATTTCAATTTTAAGTGAAATTTAAGTCTGATCTGCATTAATGGCTGCCATGACTGGGTCTGGCTTGGAATATCTGACCCGTGGGGCTCCACGGCCACCATGGCGGCATACATCTCTGGTTTTAATTTCATTTCCAACACTAATAAATGTGAGATGTTCAATATTTAAAGATTGGGAGATTGGACTGGATTGTTATTAAATGGATGGTGGATGAATGGAAAAAACAGTTGTGCTCACGAGGAGCGATGTTGAGGGTCTCCTTGACATGGAAGACTGCCTGAAGGCAGTTGAGGGTGCCTTTGTACAGGAGGCCCTTGGAAGGGTTCAGATGCCCCCTAAAATGTACCTGTTTTTCAGTAGATACGATGGAGACCTCAGGGTCATGCCCTCCTACCTTGAGGAACTTGAGATGGCCGGTGTTAAGTGTGTCAATGTGCACCCCTCAAACCCTGATAGACATTCCCTGCCAACGGTGATGGCTGTCATAGAGCTGGTGGACCCTGAAACAGGGTTCCCCCTTGCACTGATGGACGGAACCCATATAACCGATATGAGGACGGGTGCCGCTGGCGGTGTATCTGTAAAGTACCTCGCATCCAGGGACGCGTCGAGTCTCGGGATAATCGGTGCCGGAAGGCAGGCCTGGACCCAGTTAATGGCAATCAGCAGGGTGGCGGATCTTGAGGAGGTCAGAGTCTACTGCAGGACACCGTCAACGCGTGAAAAATTTGCCTTAAGGGCTTCAAGGGAATACGAAGTCCCCGTGAGGGCCGCTACAGAGCCAAGGGAGGCTGTTGAGGGTATGGACATCGTTGTAACCGTCACTCCATCAAGGCGTCCTGTGGTCATGGCAGACTGGGTGTCCCCGGGTACGCACATATGTGCCATGGGTGCAGACGCCCCAGGGAAGCAGGAACTGGACCCCCTCATACTCAAAAATGCCCGTGTATTCTATGACAGCCTGGAGCAGGCAACCCACAGCGGAGAGATAAACGTGCCCATCACCGAGGGAATCCTCGGGGTGGATGACCTCCAGGGAAGCCTGGGGGATGTTATGACAGGCAAGATTGAGGGTAGAACTTCAACCGCTGATGTGACAGTATTTGATTCGACTGGACTCTCCATTCAGGACATAACAACAGCATGGATGGTCTATGAGAGGGCCGTTGCCGGTGAGGTGGGCCTTGAGGTGGATCTTCAGGGATGAGGTGAAGCGCATATGGGGAGTGGAAGGATCCTTATAGCATGAATGACAGATAATCTGATGGAGCTGATAGCATGTACCCCACCAGGACGTATATGAATGAACTCCTCACAAGGATGGACCATGTCTTCGAGAGGATGAGGTTAATTAGCAGAACAAGATCCCTTAAAAGGGAGGAGATGGAAGAGATAGACCACCACCTGACGGAGATAATGAGGATACTGAACAGGTACAACTGAAGTCGGGACACATGACCGGTATCCTCCTATTTGCTCTGACATCATTTCTTATCGGATTATCAGGTGCCATGGCCCCCGGCCCCCTCCTAACTGTAACTGTTTCAGATTCCATCAGGAGGGGATTCAGGGCTGGACCCCTCCTTGTGGCCGGGCATGTCCTCGGGGAGGCCCTTCTCGTTGTTCTGATACTTATGGGGCTGGGTTGTATCCTCAGATCAGGCGCTGCCCCAGCCCTTCTGGGGACTGCAGGTGGAGCGGTCCTTATATGGATGGGGATCCTTGGATTCAGGGATTCTGAAGACACTGAAAGCATACCTGATGGGGGGTCAATCCTCAGGGGGGCCATCATAAGCCTCGCAAACCCCTACTTCTTCCTGTGGTGGGGTGCAGTGGGCGCTGCCCTCATGTACAGGGGACTGGAGTCAGCAGGCACCCTGGGACTTCTGGCGTTCCTTGCAGGTCACTGGTCATCCGACCTCACATGGTACAGCCTGGTATCATTCATGTCATCAAGAAAATCGTTCAGAATGGATGGAAAACCATACAAACTCGTTATGAGAATTTTAAGTTCATTCCTGATTCTCTTTGGAGTATACTTCATTATTGAGAGTCTGAAGACCATTTCAGGATAGGCAAGGTCTTTATTGGTTTCCCGTTACTGCAGTGTTCTCTCAAATTAATGATACAATCAGATCCAGTGAAGGCAACTGATCTGACACCCACCCTCAAAATCTTAATACCATGAACAACATACTCAGATCCAATGAAGGCCGTTGTTTTTGATAATTCAGGCACCCTAATACGGAGGTACAGGGCCCTCAAGAACCTTAAAACCGGTAAGATATGTGACAGCATGAACTCCCTTGATGTTGTTGATTACCGGGATCGTAGGGCGCTCGTGGTGCTTCAGACGGATCCATCCACCTGTATAGTTAATGCCAGACCCGACCAGACCATCTACGAATTCATAGAGAGGAACCATATAAGGTTCAATATAAGTTACGCCAACACAGCTGTTGATCAAGGTGAAATCCTTGATGTGCTCAGGGATGACCCTGCCACCGTGAGGGACATACAGGACACCATAGATGCTGTCGCAGAAAAGAACTATAACATACAGATATGCAGCGGTTCAGGTTTCATCGTCAACATGGACCGGAGGAGGGTGGATTTCACCATAACAGCCGGTGGAAAACTCTTCCCTGAGGTCCCACATGTTATCAGAGAACTCATGAACCGGAAA
It encodes the following:
- the tfrA gene encoding fumarate reductase (CoM/CoB) subunit TfrA; the protein is MESQVYECDVLIIGSGGAGCRAAIEVSEHNLTPLIVSKGLSFKSGCTGMAEGGYNAAFACVDPEDSPDVHFEDTMRGGGFINDPALVRILVDEAPDRLRDLENYGALFDRQESGLLDQRPFGGQTYRRTCYQGDRTGHEMITALKEEVLRRDIETVEEVMITSLLVEEDRVLGAMGVSIRDSSTVAFRAASTILATGGAGHIYPVTSNTIQKGGDGFSVAWKAGADLIDMEQVQFHPTGMVYPESRRGILVTEAVRGEGGILLNSEGERFMKRYDPRGELATRDVVARAIYTEIMEGRGTRHGGVYLDVSHLPDEVIEEKLETMLLQFQDVGIDIRSEPMEVAPTAHHFMGGVRIDEWGRTNLRNLFAAGEVAGGVHGANRLGGNALADTQVFGRRAGIAAARNALKSSSASIKSAVEEEEYRIKSMVADGSHNPSEIRDKLHEAMWSGVAIVRSRESLESARTVIKDLRMMMGDLNVPETSGFNTCLIEALELENMLITSSLVVESALIREESRGSHYRKDFPETRPEWLKSIVLNRERKTGFIERGLKSA
- the sepS gene encoding O-phosphoserine--tRNA ligase; this encodes MKRKDIVKLSRRDFERAWLESGRSLSKPHHDMQYPRLRFETGKSHVLYDTIWMIREAYLRLGFSEMVNPLLIDEEHIYRQFGPEAPAVLDRCFYLGGLPRPDIGLGADRIQMIEDMGIEVSEEKLENLKEVFRSYKKGDLSGDDLVLEVSNALEVESHDGLRVLERVFPEIRDLKPVSGRTTLRSHMTSGWFISLQNIHDRYRMPLKLFSIDRCFRREQKEDSSHLMTYHSASCVFVDDEVPLDVGKAVAEGLLEHLGFSRFRFRPDEKKSKYYIPGTQTEVYAYHPLLKEWVEVATFGLYSPIALSMYGIDREVMNLGVGVERVAMILNQASDVREMVYPQIYGEWRLSDRDIAEMLRINLHPVTSDGRMLMEQIIKTWRAHADAPSPCSFEVYSGEFLGRRIEVSALEVEENTRLLGPAVWNNVYIYDGNILGVPPGTELDSDLIIRARKEGLNTGITYMEALAAEAAYRIEEMVVSGAEEVEIRSTIARSLSDLNLTLEDAAMRYITGKNREIDLRGPLFSTIRCKLRG
- a CDS encoding AAA family ATPase produces the protein MRIGLVCVRGSVPAFENFGFLPTDIVGANGLVKGSRAHRVLDGIIIPGGSIVESGSLSPELGSEIRRMAADGKFVLGICSGFQALAERTDIGRRSPCPVYREGLGLLNVTFHPMISNDRVEATITGESFLTSGMSGESITGFHCHTYGEIRGDAPEIMRSSIVRADYRERPGEIISGVCSDDGNVAGTMVHGCLDENPALVDNILEFLDADETSRERILEANRKLREALRSELGISTGIRVTDIGGVRGTPPAIMIASTGSDSGKTFILTGLAGALRRRGLRVGVIKVGPDVRDIVPALYLIKEPMEEHSSIRIGRLGWMELRDVLESVRGRYDIILIEGVMSILTGLLNDITPYSGAEIALAAGIPVIMVAGCSKGGIESAVVDLDAHIAVLEGLGVDVSCGILNRVYDMDIFERASGGRYLAIPRIEMSERGGTPEVEIKLEDFCLKAMETVEEHLDVDALIRLAKKPEFRGYMGPEEIRRVFRG
- the ribB gene encoding 3,4-dihydroxy-2-butanone-4-phosphate synthase is translated as MIQEALKALKRGEIVLVFDADNRERETDMIVAAEKIKPEHISIMRNDAGGLICVPVSWENSEKLGIPYMTDIMEEASGRYPVLGKLSPHDIPYDDKSAFSITVNHRKTFTGITDNDRALTIGELAGICRDDKHESFGDLFRSPGHVTLLRAADGHVLSRGGHTEMSIALMEMAGLTGVAVCCEMMDDRTGNSLSTEDAMKYAREHDLIFMSGADLIESYMEFRS
- the ala gene encoding alanine dehydrogenase: MEKTVVLTRSDVEGLLDMEDCLKAVEGAFVQEALGRVQMPPKMYLFFSRYDGDLRVMPSYLEELEMAGVKCVNVHPSNPDRHSLPTVMAVIELVDPETGFPLALMDGTHITDMRTGAAGGVSVKYLASRDASSLGIIGAGRQAWTQLMAISRVADLEEVRVYCRTPSTREKFALRASREYEVPVRAATEPREAVEGMDIVVTVTPSRRPVVMADWVSPGTHICAMGADAPGKQELDPLILKNARVFYDSLEQATHSGEINVPITEGILGVDDLQGSLGDVMTGKIEGRTSTADVTVFDSTGLSIQDITTAWMVYERAVAGEVGLEVDLQG
- the gatA gene encoding Asp-tRNA(Asn)/Glu-tRNA(Gln) amidotransferase subunit GatA, producing the protein METVDKVDMIKNHALTASENLEKFLKRIESENDDINAFVDLKVEEAVKRADEIDARIASGQETGRLAGLVIGVKSNINVEDFNVSAASRTLENYTGSYDATVIRRIKAEDGIIIGMTNMDEFAAGSSTETSFFGPTDNPAAPGRIPGGSSGGSAAAVAAGMCDLALGSDTGGSIRNPASHCGVMGFKPTYGAVSRQGLLDLAMSFDQIGPLAADVSGISLALEVISGHDPADPTTLEGSPDLEAATELKDLRVGVVREFLEVTDEAIDDVIQDKLGAIEDEGAEIVELEFEYIDLCLPTYYLINYVEFFSATRKYDGRKYGHRIEDVCGPEVLRRIHMGSYISQKELSGRYYKRALQARSLIRREITGLLTNVDIIAGPTVPKLPHKLGEELEPMEMYAYDVLTVIANLAGIPAASIPAGDVGGVPVGLQLQAKPCDDGIILSAMREIASL
- a CDS encoding HAD family hydrolase; translated protein: MKAVVFDNSGTLIRRYRALKNLKTGKICDSMNSLDVVDYRDRRALVVLQTDPSTCIVNARPDQTIYEFIERNHIRFNISYANTAVDQGEILDVLRDDPATVRDIQDTIDAVAEKNYNIQICSGSGFIVNMDRRRVDFTITAGGKLFPEVPHVIRELMNRKIDIYIASGDRRGSLMELARILGLPTENVFDTADTERKAEIIRELRRMYSRVVMVGNGINDILALREADIGVLTLQQREPVPQRLIEAADYVIENIEELLDIEI
- a CDS encoding ATPase domain-containing protein encodes the protein MERLKIGINGLDDTIGGFPMGRSVLITGEPGCGKTIFGLRFAISSCMEGYNTVYITAEEDANDLHIQANSFGWNTQELEEKGLLNFIELTGIRARITEAELSMDMDPMKGNFTKIIHDIPPEAEVVVIDSLGGYTAKLTAYEFRNQFDLLVYELKQRGITSVIILDSATSKEFNELALFSVYGAIKLGRRENPYTGRRERIMDIVKMRSTKTPLQFLTYEIGGEEGITITEGEEIPQEDMGI
- a CDS encoding DUF120 domain-containing protein produces the protein MRGTVKSGFGEGAYFITRSVYQEQFRKKLGFDPFPGTLNIEVGDPEILDRIKRGAPVIHGGGGFGDVLYVKAVLNGEVEGAILFPVKTHHRAGCLEFVAPVNLRKTLKLRDGDTVSLDIESDEVQE
- a CDS encoding LysE family translocator, translated to MTGILLFALTSFLIGLSGAMAPGPLLTVTVSDSIRRGFRAGPLLVAGHVLGEALLVVLILMGLGCILRSGAAPALLGTAGGAVLIWMGILGFRDSEDTESIPDGGSILRGAIISLANPYFFLWWGAVGAALMYRGLESAGTLGLLAFLAGHWSSDLTWYSLVSFMSSRKSFRMDGKPYKLVMRILSSFLILFGVYFIIESLKTISG